The Microbacterium sp. SORGH_AS_0428 genome contains the following window.
GACGACCGTGTTCACGAGCAGGAGCGGGCTCACGAGCACGTCGGGGGCGACGGTGTGCGCGACGACCCAGAGCGGCACGCCGACCTCGTACAGCCCGAACTGGATGCCGAAGACGCCCATGAGCGCGGTCAGCGACAGGAAGCGCGCATCGCGGTAGGGACTGCGTCCCTTCTGCGATGCGCTGTCCGCATCCGCCGCGTCGGACGACGCCCGCGGCGCGTCGACGCGCTCCGCCGACAGGCCGCTCACCAGCACCGCGGAGACGAGGAACAAGGCGCCCGCGATCGACATCGTCAGCTGGAACGCGAACGCCGTACCGAGCGCGAGGGGGATCGCGGCGACCGCGGTTCCCACGCCGATGCCGACGTTGGTGACGGTGCGCATCGTCGCGCGGATGCGGACACGGTCCTCGCCGAGGAACGCGCGGCCGACGACGGCGGAGCGCACACTCGCGTTCCCCTGCTGGGCGAGGGTGACCAGCGACGCCGCGATCACGAGGGTCAGCAGGTCGTGGACGACGACGTAACCGATGAGGGCGGCCCCCTGCAGCAGGTGCAGCCACAGGAGCATCCGACGGGCACTGAAGCGATCGGCCAGGTGCCCGAAGGTGAGCGAGCTCGCCACGCCGACGGCGCCCGCGATCGTCAGGCCGATGCCCACGGAGAGCACCGGCACGCCCACGATGATCGTCAGATACAGCGTCGTGAGCGTGAAGAAGGCGCCTCGGCCGAGCGTGTCGACCAGCGTGATCGTCAGCAGGCGCCGCAGGGTCTGGTCGTCGGAGATGAGGGTGCGCAGGGGAACGGTGGGGGTGGTGCTCGTCACCGCTCCATTCCCGCAGCGGCTTCGCGTTCGTGCAATCGATGTAGATTATGGCTTCATGATCCGGTACGAGATGGAAGCAGCGGATGTGTCCGCCATCCGCTTCGGCGTCTCGCCGCTGTCTGAGCTCGGACTCGCGCTGCGCGCCCTCTACGAGCCGGAATGGTTCCCGCTGCAGCGCCCGTGGGTGCAGCGCATCGCCGGCGTGCGGTCGCTGCTCGACGAGGAGATGCTGCTCGCGCTCGTCAACGACAGGCGATGGGTCGCGGACTTCGTGAACCCGCGTCCCTCATCGCCGCTGACGTCCTTGGAGGACGAACTCGCCGACCTCGGCAGGATCAGCCGGACGCATCTGTACGCGGACCTCGAGAAGGTGCACGGGAGCGTGCCCCGCGTCTTCCGCGGGCGCCACGATGTCGTCGTCGCGCGCCTGCAGCGCGCTCTCGCGACGGCGTGGGATCTCTGCTTCGCCCCGCACTGGGCGCGCATGCACGCCGTCATGCAGGCCGACATCGCCTATCGCGGACGCATCGCCGCCCAGGCGGGCATCGGGGCCGTGCTGAACGGACTCTCGGATGCGGTGCGCTACGACGGCCGGCACCTGGACGTGCGGCTGTGGAACCCGCAGGTGCGTCATCGGCCCGTCCTCGGCGACGGTCTGACGCTCGTGCCGTCGATCTTCACGGCGCGCGTGTCGACCCCGATCGACGACGATCTGCCGCCGACCGTGATGTACCCCGCGCGCGGCCAGGGCGCGATGTGGTCCGCCGCCGTCGGCCCGGACGCCGCGGCCGTCACCGACCTGCTCGGCCGCACGCGCGCGGTGCTGCTCGCCGAGCTCGGCGAGCCTGCATCCTCGACGGACCTGGCGCTGCGGCTGGGGGTGTCGACCTCTGCCGTGAACCAGCACCTGCGGGTGATGGCGCGGGCGGGGCTGCTCAATCGCGCCCGCTACGGCCGCGCCGTGCTCTACTACCGCAGCGCCGCCGGCGACGCCCTGTGCGCCGAACCCTCCCGCGCGTAGCCCGCGCCCCGGCCCGCCCCGGGAGGCAGGTGCCCGAGTTGCGTCGCTGTTGCGCGGATGCGGCAGGTATCCGCATCCGCGACAGTTCTTCTCTGTGGCGGGTGCGCAAATGTGTAGCGGTCCGCGGGGCCGCGGGCAGCGACCCATGCGTAGGCTCGGTGCCATGACCGATCTCACCCGCCCCCAGACGCCGGACCCCTATCCGCTTCTTCCCGCGGTGGCCTCGTTCACCGTCACCAGCGACGACGTCACCGACGGTGCATCGCTGAAGGACGACCAGGTCGCCGCCCTCGGCAACACCTCGCCGCAGCTGTCGTGGTCGGGCGCTCCCGAGGGGACGCAGTCCTACGTCATCACGTGCTTCGACCCCGACGCTCCGACCCCCAGCGGCTTCTGGCACTGGGTGCTCGTCGACGTTCCCGCATCCATCACGTCTCTCGACGCCGGAGCAGCCGCGGCGGAACTGCCCGCGGGTGCGTTCCACGTGCGCAACGACGGCGGGCAGCCCGGCTTCATGGGCGCCGCGCCGCCGGAGGGCGACCAGGTGCACCGGTACTACTTCGTCGTGCACGCCGTGTCCGAGCGGACGCTCGGAGTGGATGCGGACGCCTCACCCGCCGTGGTCTCGTTCAACCTCGCGTTCAAGACCCTCGGCCGCGCGATCATCCACGGCACGTACCAGCACTGACTCCTCCGACATGAGCGAGGTGCTGGGGTGGGGGACCA
Protein-coding sequences here:
- a CDS encoding MFS transporter, which codes for MTSTTPTVPLRTLISDDQTLRRLLTITLVDTLGRGAFFTLTTLYLTIIVGVPVLSVGIGLTIAGAVGVASSLTFGHLADRFSARRMLLWLHLLQGAALIGYVVVHDLLTLVIAASLVTLAQQGNASVRSAVVGRAFLGEDRVRIRATMRTVTNVGIGVGTAVAAIPLALGTAFAFQLTMSIAGALFLVSAVLVSGLSAERVDAPRASSDAADADSASQKGRSPYRDARFLSLTALMGVFGIQFGLYEVGVPLWVVAHTVAPDVLVSPLLLVNTVVVVLLQVRMSRGTGTFAGAGRAMRNAGVLMVLACALWAGAGWVGGDGWGPIAVAAVILLAAALVHSLAEITSSAAGWSLSFDLASQERMGSYQGVYGTGYALGAMIAPTVVTMTAINLGTAGWAILAVMFGAAAAGVVIIARRAARDAVTIG
- a CDS encoding DUF5937 family protein codes for the protein MIRYEMEAADVSAIRFGVSPLSELGLALRALYEPEWFPLQRPWVQRIAGVRSLLDEEMLLALVNDRRWVADFVNPRPSSPLTSLEDELADLGRISRTHLYADLEKVHGSVPRVFRGRHDVVVARLQRALATAWDLCFAPHWARMHAVMQADIAYRGRIAAQAGIGAVLNGLSDAVRYDGRHLDVRLWNPQVRHRPVLGDGLTLVPSIFTARVSTPIDDDLPPTVMYPARGQGAMWSAAVGPDAAAVTDLLGRTRAVLLAELGEPASSTDLALRLGVSTSAVNQHLRVMARAGLLNRARYGRAVLYYRSAAGDALCAEPSRA
- a CDS encoding YbhB/YbcL family Raf kinase inhibitor-like protein, coding for MTDLTRPQTPDPYPLLPAVASFTVTSDDVTDGASLKDDQVAALGNTSPQLSWSGAPEGTQSYVITCFDPDAPTPSGFWHWVLVDVPASITSLDAGAAAAELPAGAFHVRNDGGQPGFMGAAPPEGDQVHRYYFVVHAVSERTLGVDADASPAVVSFNLAFKTLGRAIIHGTYQH